The following proteins come from a genomic window of Mycolicibacterium rufum:
- a CDS encoding P-II family nitrogen regulator has product MTPTLTRMTKVEVVVSGQDAAAVRDLIAGVGATGYTSVSGVSGLGHHGYHQGRLLFNQQATLELIITVVPDDKVEALLAGLRRFLDASPGVLFVTETYVSRPEYFS; this is encoded by the coding sequence ATGACACCCACCCTCACCCGGATGACGAAGGTCGAGGTCGTCGTGTCCGGACAGGACGCAGCGGCGGTGCGCGACCTGATCGCCGGCGTCGGCGCCACCGGCTACACCAGCGTGTCCGGGGTGTCCGGACTCGGCCACCACGGCTATCACCAGGGTCGGCTGCTGTTCAACCAGCAGGCCACGCTGGAACTGATCATCACCGTGGTGCCCGACGACAAGGTCGAGGCGCTGCTGGCCGGTCTGCGCCGCTTCCTCGACGCCTCCCCCGGTGTGCTGTTCGTGACCGAGACGTACGTCAGCCGCCCCGAGTACTTCAGCTGA
- a CDS encoding carbonic anhydrase — protein sequence MASEMTPDSPDATTTWQRLRAGVSQPGDRPIAAVFRCADAGISSETVFRQPAGALLDVSTWGHTVDTSVLASIEYAVEALEVPLVVVLGHDDCPAMRAALRAWEQAQLPDGAMRSAVEHALLSVVRRGAAADSVESVTSAHIVETGLGLMQRSPALARRVDRRECGIICATFSPADREIRVHATLGAVDETNGVLVEVV from the coding sequence ATGGCGAGCGAAATGACTCCTGACAGCCCCGATGCGACGACGACCTGGCAGCGACTGAGGGCCGGCGTCTCCCAACCCGGCGACCGACCGATCGCCGCGGTGTTCCGCTGCGCCGACGCCGGCATCAGCAGCGAGACGGTGTTCCGCCAGCCCGCCGGCGCGCTCCTCGACGTCAGCACCTGGGGCCACACCGTGGACACCAGCGTGCTGGCCAGCATCGAGTACGCGGTGGAAGCCCTCGAGGTCCCGCTGGTGGTGGTCCTCGGCCACGACGACTGCCCCGCCATGCGCGCCGCCCTGCGCGCCTGGGAACAGGCCCAGCTACCCGACGGCGCGATGCGCAGCGCCGTCGAGCACGCCCTGCTGTCGGTGGTGCGGCGCGGCGCGGCCGCCGACTCGGTGGAGTCGGTCACCTCGGCGCACATCGTCGAGACCGGGCTGGGGTTGATGCAGCGCTCCCCCGCGCTCGCGCGCCGGGTCGACCGTCGCGAGTGCGGCATCATCTGCGCCACCTTCTCGCCGGCGGACCGCGAGATCCGGGTGCACGCCACCCTCGGCGCGGTCGACGAGACCAACGGGGTTCTCGTGGAGGTGGTCTGA
- a CDS encoding restriction endonuclease has product MWTRWRVAVALGVCAGACAALLGVAGWWCLLIAAATPLLPRFVAALVVGAATPGARESAARDQMSGTEFEDHVARIARSAGVPVIMTPLSGDWGVDLIVGHRPHRLAVQCKRQSRPVGTSAVQEVVAGAPMQDCTRTMVVTNHGFTPAARKLAELHGCTLVDGAELPRLRSTIRRLTQPIEPTST; this is encoded by the coding sequence ATGTGGACACGCTGGCGGGTCGCGGTGGCGCTCGGCGTCTGCGCGGGCGCCTGCGCCGCTCTGCTCGGGGTGGCGGGATGGTGGTGCCTGCTCATCGCCGCGGCCACGCCGCTGCTGCCCCGCTTCGTCGCCGCCCTCGTCGTCGGCGCGGCCACGCCGGGCGCGCGGGAGAGCGCGGCCCGGGACCAGATGTCGGGCACCGAGTTCGAAGACCACGTCGCCCGGATCGCGCGATCGGCCGGGGTGCCCGTCATCATGACGCCGCTGTCGGGCGACTGGGGCGTCGACCTCATCGTCGGGCACCGGCCGCACCGGCTGGCCGTGCAGTGCAAGCGCCAGTCACGTCCCGTCGGGACGAGCGCGGTGCAGGAGGTGGTGGCCGGCGCGCCGATGCAGGACTGCACCCGCACCATGGTGGTCACCAATCACGGATTCACGCCCGCGGCACGCAAACTCGCCGAGCTGCACGGCTGCACACTGGTCGACGGCGCCGAACTGCCGAGGCTGCGCTCGACGATCCGCCGGCTCACCCAGCCGATCGAGCCGACATCGACCTGA
- the lat gene encoding L-lysine 6-transaminase produces the protein MTDVLPARVQNELTPADVRPVLARSILADGLDMVLDVERSHGSYLVDARTGRGYLDMFTFFASSALGMNHPALAGDEEFRAELTAAALNKPSNSDVYSVPMARFVETFARVLGDPALPHLFFVDGGALAVENALKVAFDWKSRLNEAHGRDPELGTQVLHLRGAFHGRSGYTMSLTNTDPNKVARFPKFDWPRIDAPFLRAGMSTEDIEALEAESLRQARAAFEAAPHDIACFIAEPIQGEGGDRHIRPQFFAAMRALCDEFDALLIFDEVQTGCGITGTAWAYQQLGVMPDVVAFGKKTQVCGVMAGGRVDEMPDNVFTVSSRINSTWGGNLVDMVRSRRILEVIEADGLFERAAENGRYLRDRLDELAAAFPTLVQDVRGRGLMCAFSMPTAAQRDTLVARLWDAGVIMLGCGPDSVRFRPALTVSRGELDTAVDAVSAVLRSMSARSAG, from the coding sequence ATGACTGATGTTCTGCCGGCGCGCGTCCAGAATGAGCTCACCCCTGCCGATGTCCGGCCGGTGCTGGCCCGCAGCATCCTGGCCGACGGTCTGGACATGGTGCTCGACGTCGAGCGTTCCCACGGCTCCTACCTGGTCGACGCCCGCACCGGCCGCGGCTATCTGGACATGTTCACGTTCTTCGCGTCCTCGGCGCTGGGCATGAACCATCCGGCGCTGGCCGGCGACGAGGAGTTCCGCGCCGAACTGACCGCCGCGGCGCTGAACAAGCCGAGCAACTCCGACGTCTACAGCGTCCCGATGGCACGCTTCGTCGAGACGTTCGCCCGCGTCCTCGGCGACCCCGCGCTGCCGCACCTGTTCTTCGTCGACGGCGGCGCGCTGGCCGTCGAGAACGCGCTGAAGGTCGCGTTCGACTGGAAGAGCCGTCTCAACGAGGCGCACGGCCGCGACCCCGAACTCGGCACCCAGGTGCTGCACCTGCGCGGCGCCTTCCACGGCCGCAGCGGCTACACGATGTCGTTGACCAACACCGACCCGAACAAGGTGGCGCGGTTCCCGAAGTTCGACTGGCCGCGCATCGACGCGCCATTCCTTCGGGCCGGCATGAGCACCGAAGACATCGAGGCGCTCGAAGCCGAGTCGCTGCGGCAGGCCCGGGCCGCGTTCGAGGCCGCCCCGCACGACATCGCCTGCTTCATCGCCGAGCCGATACAGGGCGAGGGAGGTGACCGGCACATCCGGCCGCAGTTCTTCGCCGCGATGCGCGCGCTGTGCGACGAGTTCGACGCGCTGCTGATCTTCGACGAGGTGCAGACCGGCTGCGGCATCACCGGAACCGCCTGGGCCTACCAGCAACTGGGGGTGATGCCCGACGTCGTCGCGTTCGGCAAGAAGACCCAGGTGTGCGGTGTGATGGCGGGCGGCCGGGTCGACGAGATGCCCGACAACGTGTTCACGGTCAGCTCGCGGATCAACTCGACGTGGGGCGGCAACCTCGTCGACATGGTGCGCTCGCGGCGCATCCTCGAGGTCATCGAGGCCGACGGTCTCTTCGAGCGCGCCGCCGAGAACGGCCGCTATCTGCGCGACCGGCTCGACGAGCTGGCCGCCGCGTTCCCGACCCTGGTGCAGGACGTGCGGGGCCGCGGACTGATGTGTGCCTTCAGCATGCCGACTGCCGCGCAACGGGACACACTGGTGGCCCGGTTGTGGGACGCCGGGGTGATCATGCTGGGCTGCGGACCCGACAGTGTGCGGTTCCGGCCCGCGCTGACGGTGTCGCGCGGCGAGCTCGACACCGCGGTCGACGCGGTGAGCGCGGTGCTCAGGTCGATGTCGGCTCGATCGGCTGGGTGA
- a CDS encoding Lrp/AsnC family transcriptional regulator — MTGPEECPPLDEIDRVLVRELVADGRATLAQLAATAGLSVSAVQSRVRRLEARGVVTGYTARFNPEAVGNMLSAFVAITPLDPSQPDDAPARLEHIPEIESCYSVAGEDSYVLLVHVPSARALEGLLQRIRTAADVKTRSTIILHKFYSDRRYIPD, encoded by the coding sequence ATGACCGGCCCCGAGGAATGCCCGCCGCTCGACGAGATCGACCGCGTGCTGGTGCGTGAACTGGTCGCCGACGGGCGGGCCACGCTGGCGCAGCTGGCCGCGACGGCGGGGCTGTCGGTGTCGGCGGTGCAGTCGCGGGTGCGCCGGCTCGAGGCGCGCGGCGTGGTCACCGGGTACACGGCCCGATTCAACCCGGAGGCCGTCGGCAACATGCTCTCGGCGTTCGTCGCCATCACCCCTCTCGATCCTTCTCAACCTGATGATGCGCCCGCCCGGCTCGAGCACATCCCCGAAATCGAGTCCTGCTATTCGGTGGCCGGTGAGGACAGCTACGTCCTGCTGGTGCACGTGCCGTCGGCGCGGGCGCTGGAGGGTCTGCTGCAGCGGATCCGCACCGCGGCCGACGTGAAGACCCGCAGCACGATCATCTTACATAAGTTTTACAGCGACAGACGGTACATACCGGACTGA
- the hglS gene encoding 2-oxoadipate dioxygenase/decarboxylase: protein MRSVQTWQLRAQFAAGLSAMYGAEVPAYHTLVEVSSAVNRGVVAADGDAVRLGSLDRVTAERHGAIRVGTPDELAAVADLFSAFGMYPVGFYDLREAASPVPVVSTAFRPIDPEELARNPFRVFTSMLATADRRFFSDDLRARVTAFLATRELFDPALLATARRIAADGGCPRAEADEFVAAAVGAFALSREPVDRAWYDELSAVSSVAADIAGVRSTHINHLTPRVLDIDALQHGMTARGITMIDRIQGPPRTDGAQVLLRQTSFRALAEPRRLRLADGSVVDGTLRVRFGEVEQRGVALTPEGRRRYDTVMADPDPAAVWDQHFPRTHAELAASGLAYYHGGDPTRPVVYEDFLPASAAGIFRSNLDSDSPAAGGDDDTSYSQDWMAGRIGHHLHDPYDLYEKVACS from the coding sequence ATGCGTAGCGTCCAAACGTGGCAATTACGGGCGCAATTCGCGGCCGGACTGTCGGCGATGTACGGCGCCGAGGTGCCCGCCTACCACACCCTCGTCGAGGTCAGCTCCGCGGTGAACCGTGGCGTCGTGGCCGCCGACGGCGACGCGGTACGGCTCGGGTCACTGGACAGGGTGACCGCCGAACGGCACGGCGCGATCCGCGTCGGAACCCCCGACGAGCTCGCCGCGGTCGCCGACCTGTTCTCCGCGTTCGGCATGTACCCCGTCGGCTTCTACGATCTGCGCGAGGCCGCCTCGCCCGTCCCGGTGGTCTCCACCGCGTTCCGCCCGATCGATCCGGAGGAATTGGCGCGCAACCCCTTCCGCGTCTTCACCTCGATGCTGGCCACGGCCGATCGACGGTTCTTCTCTGACGACCTGCGCGCACGGGTGACGGCCTTCCTGGCGACGCGCGAACTGTTCGACCCTGCCCTGCTCGCCACGGCACGGCGCATCGCCGCCGACGGCGGATGCCCTCGCGCCGAGGCCGACGAGTTCGTCGCCGCCGCGGTGGGAGCCTTCGCGCTGTCCCGCGAACCGGTCGACCGCGCCTGGTACGACGAGCTCTCCGCGGTCTCCTCAGTGGCCGCCGACATCGCCGGCGTGCGGTCCACCCACATCAACCACCTGACCCCGCGGGTGCTCGACATCGACGCGCTGCAGCACGGCATGACCGCCCGCGGCATCACGATGATCGACCGCATCCAGGGCCCGCCGCGCACCGACGGCGCCCAGGTGCTGTTGCGCCAGACCTCGTTTCGGGCGCTCGCCGAACCGCGCCGGCTCCGGCTGGCCGACGGCTCCGTGGTGGACGGGACGCTGCGGGTGCGTTTCGGCGAGGTCGAGCAGCGCGGCGTGGCGCTGACGCCGGAAGGCCGGCGGCGCTACGACACGGTGATGGCCGACCCCGACCCGGCCGCGGTGTGGGATCAGCATTTCCCCAGAACCCACGCGGAACTCGCAGCCTCGGGGCTGGCCTACTACCACGGCGGCGACCCCACCAGACCCGTTGTGTACGAAGACTTCCTGCCGGCGTCGGCCGCCGGCATCTTCCGGTCCAACCTCGACAGCGACTCCCCCGCCGCCGGCGGTGACGACGACACCTCCTACAGCCAGGACTGGATGGCCGGCCGGATCGGCCATCACCTCCACGACCCGTACGACCTCTACGAGAAAGTCGCGTGCTCATGA
- the amaB gene encoding L-piperidine-6-carboxylate dehydrogenase yields the protein MTSTVTSTLPTSDALRSRVRDALTAVGADVPLGDPNAGGVTASSPINGDVLFSVAESSPEQVDAAIAAAAEAFITWRTTPAPVRGALVARLGQLLVEHKVSLAELVTIEAGKITSEALGEVQEMIDICEFAVGLSRQLYGKTIASERPGHRLMETWHPLGVVGVITAFNFPVAVWAWNTAVALVCGDTVVWKPSELTPLTAVACHALLARACADVGAPEGVSQLVQGGREVGERLVEDPRIALLSATGSVRMGRQIGPRVAQRFGKALLELGGNNAAVVTPSADLDLAVCGIVFSAAGTAGQRCTTLRRLIVHSSIADELVSRIVSAYAQLPVGDPSADGTLVGPLIHETSYRDMVGALQQAAAEGGEVIGGERVDVGDEGAFYVRPAVVRMPAQSEVVHLETFAPILYVLTYETLDDAIAMNNAVPQGLSSAIFTLDVREAERFLAADGSDCGIANVNIGTSGAEIGGAFGGEKETGGGRESGSDAWKAYMRRATNTVNYSAELPLAQGVHFG from the coding sequence ATGACCTCCACGGTGACCTCCACCCTGCCCACCTCCGACGCGCTGCGTTCCCGTGTGCGCGACGCGCTGACCGCCGTCGGCGCAGACGTGCCGCTCGGCGATCCGAATGCCGGCGGCGTCACCGCCAGCTCGCCGATCAACGGCGACGTGCTGTTCAGCGTCGCCGAGTCCTCGCCCGAGCAGGTCGACGCGGCGATCGCCGCGGCCGCCGAGGCGTTCATCACGTGGCGCACCACCCCGGCGCCGGTGCGCGGCGCGCTGGTGGCCCGGTTGGGTCAGCTGCTGGTGGAGCACAAGGTCTCGCTGGCCGAGCTGGTGACGATCGAGGCCGGCAAGATCACCTCCGAGGCGCTGGGCGAAGTGCAGGAGATGATCGACATCTGCGAGTTCGCGGTCGGGCTCTCGCGCCAGCTGTACGGCAAGACGATCGCCTCCGAGCGACCGGGACACCGGCTGATGGAGACCTGGCATCCGCTCGGCGTGGTCGGCGTCATCACCGCGTTCAACTTCCCCGTCGCGGTGTGGGCGTGGAACACCGCGGTCGCGCTGGTGTGCGGGGACACCGTGGTGTGGAAGCCGTCGGAGCTGACCCCGCTGACCGCGGTCGCCTGCCACGCGCTGCTGGCCCGGGCATGCGCGGACGTGGGCGCGCCCGAGGGTGTCTCGCAGCTGGTGCAGGGCGGCCGCGAGGTCGGCGAGCGGCTGGTCGAGGATCCCCGCATCGCGCTGCTCTCGGCGACCGGCTCGGTGCGGATGGGCCGGCAGATCGGCCCGCGGGTGGCGCAGCGCTTCGGCAAAGCGCTGCTCGAACTCGGCGGCAACAACGCCGCGGTCGTGACGCCCTCGGCCGACCTGGATCTCGCGGTGTGCGGCATCGTGTTCTCCGCGGCAGGCACCGCAGGTCAGCGCTGCACCACGCTGCGCCGGCTGATCGTGCACTCCTCGATCGCCGACGAGCTGGTGTCGCGGATCGTGTCGGCGTATGCGCAGCTGCCGGTCGGCGACCCGTCGGCCGATGGCACGCTGGTGGGGCCGCTGATCCACGAGACGTCCTACCGCGACATGGTCGGCGCGCTGCAGCAGGCGGCGGCCGAGGGCGGCGAGGTGATCGGCGGCGAGCGCGTGGATGTCGGTGACGAGGGCGCGTTCTACGTCCGGCCCGCGGTGGTGCGGATGCCCGCCCAGAGCGAGGTCGTGCACCTCGAGACGTTCGCGCCGATCCTCTACGTGCTGACCTACGAGACGCTCGACGACGCTATCGCGATGAACAATGCCGTGCCGCAAGGTCTTTCGTCGGCGATCTTCACCCTCGACGTCCGCGAGGCGGAGCGGTTCCTCGCCGCCGACGGATCGGACTGCGGCATCGCCAACGTCAACATCGGCACGTCGGGAGCCGAGATCGGCGGCGCGTTCGGCGGGGAGAAAGAGACCGGCGGCGGCCGCGAGTCCGGCTCGGACGCGTGGAAGGCCTACATGCGACGTGCCACCAACACCGTCAACTACAGCGCGGAGCTCCCCCTGGCCCAGGGCGTCCACTTCGGCTGA
- a CDS encoding SDR family NAD(P)-dependent oxidoreductase → MELDGKVAIVTGAASGIGEALAGGLAARGVRVVVGDVDEQGAHATAESIRAAGGQAVALRADAADVVDIEGMLTLAGREFDPVDIYVANAGVIGASGLGSEGEWDVILDVNLRAHIRAARLVVPHWQSRGSGYFVSIASAAGLLTQLGAAGYAVSKHAAVGFAEWLAITYGDDGIGVSCVCPLGVETPLLQAIRGTDDPDGRLGASSIEQSASVISAADVATATMDAMVADRFMVLPHAELLEMYRHKGGDYDRWIAGMRRYQRTLRAL, encoded by the coding sequence ATGGAACTGGACGGCAAGGTCGCGATCGTCACCGGCGCGGCGTCAGGGATCGGTGAGGCGCTCGCCGGCGGGCTCGCGGCGCGCGGCGTGCGGGTGGTCGTCGGCGATGTCGACGAGCAGGGCGCGCACGCCACGGCGGAATCGATCCGCGCGGCCGGCGGTCAGGCGGTGGCGCTGCGCGCGGACGCGGCCGACGTCGTCGACATCGAAGGCATGCTGACACTCGCGGGCCGCGAGTTCGACCCCGTCGACATCTACGTCGCCAACGCCGGCGTCATCGGCGCCTCGGGCCTCGGGTCCGAGGGCGAGTGGGACGTCATCCTCGACGTCAACCTGCGCGCGCACATCCGCGCCGCCAGACTCGTTGTGCCGCATTGGCAGTCGCGCGGCTCGGGATACTTCGTGTCGATCGCGTCGGCGGCGGGCCTGCTGACGCAGCTGGGGGCGGCCGGCTACGCCGTCAGCAAGCACGCGGCGGTGGGATTCGCCGAATGGCTGGCCATCACCTACGGCGACGACGGCATCGGCGTCAGCTGCGTCTGCCCGCTCGGCGTCGAAACGCCGCTGCTGCAGGCGATCCGGGGTACCGACGATCCCGACGGCCGGCTGGGTGCGTCGTCGATAGAGCAGTCCGCCTCGGTGATCAGCGCCGCCGACGTCGCGACGGCGACGATGGACGCCATGGTCGCGGACCGGTTCATGGTGCTGCCCCACGCGGAGCTGCTGGAGATGTACCGGCACAAGGGCGGCGACTACGACCGCTGGATCGCCGGGATGCGGCGCTATCAGCGCACCCTGCGCGCGCTCTGA
- a CDS encoding carboxymuconolactone decarboxylase family protein produces MDDHAHHHEVLNDLRPQHRALRQMIPDVYKGFAAMSEAALTDGALSQSVKELMAMSIGIVHGCDGCIASHARGAARAGATREQAAEAIGVAIMMHGGPATIYGARAYSAFCEFVGE; encoded by the coding sequence ATGGACGACCATGCGCACCACCACGAGGTACTCAACGACCTGCGCCCCCAGCACCGGGCCCTGCGCCAGATGATTCCCGACGTCTACAAGGGATTCGCCGCGATGAGCGAGGCGGCGCTCACCGACGGCGCGCTGAGTCAGAGCGTCAAGGAGTTGATGGCGATGTCGATCGGGATCGTGCACGGCTGCGACGGGTGCATCGCCTCGCACGCGCGTGGGGCGGCCCGCGCCGGCGCCACCCGGGAGCAGGCGGCCGAGGCCATCGGGGTGGCGATCATGATGCACGGCGGTCCGGCGACGATCTACGGGGCGCGGGCGTACTCGGCGTTCTGCGAGTTCGTCGGAGAGTGA
- a CDS encoding cyclic nucleotide-binding domain-containing protein yields MTGRLDRAQLRELDRLNTDVMFGESAVIFGEGDPGDQMFVIRSGHVRVSRRSHDGRDFLMAVLGPGDVVGELAVVDPGPRTSTATALTRVIATVVPRQLLRTVVTEDPR; encoded by the coding sequence ATGACAGGCCGTCTCGACCGTGCGCAGTTGCGCGAGCTCGACCGGTTGAACACCGACGTCATGTTCGGAGAATCGGCCGTGATCTTCGGTGAGGGCGATCCGGGCGACCAGATGTTCGTCATCCGCAGCGGGCACGTCCGCGTCTCCCGCCGCAGCCACGACGGCCGCGACTTCCTGATGGCTGTTCTCGGCCCCGGCGACGTGGTCGGTGAACTCGCCGTCGTCGACCCCGGGCCACGCACCAGTACCGCGACCGCGCTGACCCGGGTGATCGCCACCGTGGTGCCCCGGCAGCTGCTGCGCACCGTCGTCACCGAGGACCCCCGGTGA
- a CDS encoding helix-turn-helix domain-containing protein, translated as MEAQLVSFASTGVAGRIAGQLVHLASRFDTRTDGTINIACGLQTEDLTRLAGAGHTSGTDALAAFVANGWISLDDHGVTIHDLAALRRCARQADAPIAVHRPA; from the coding sequence GTGGAGGCGCAACTGGTCAGCTTCGCCTCGACCGGGGTCGCCGGCCGGATCGCCGGACAGCTGGTGCACCTCGCGTCGCGCTTCGACACCCGCACCGACGGCACCATCAACATCGCGTGCGGGCTGCAGACCGAGGACCTCACCCGGCTGGCCGGCGCCGGCCACACCTCCGGTACCGACGCGCTGGCCGCCTTCGTCGCGAACGGCTGGATCTCTCTGGACGACCACGGGGTGACGATCCACGACCTGGCCGCCCTGCGCCGCTGCGCGCGGCAGGCCGACGCACCGATCGCGGTGCACCGCCCGGCCTGA
- a CDS encoding NAD(P)/FAD-dependent oxidoreductase produces the protein MDVRAQVSQLDEKTRDALARRIKARLAAAGDDAGEHHVAIIGGGVAALTLALQLRSERPGTRVLVIEPTPHPVAEITHTVGESTVEISAHYLRDRLGLADHLQNAQLRKMGLRMFFTNNGNTDIAQRVEVGSSAFVPQTTYQIDRGRLENELYRRCVADGVAFATGRVRSVELGAENAPHRLSIQREADVTETTARWVVDASGRNRLLPRELDLKRANGHQCSAAWLRIATEIDVGGWSDDPAWHARLTEGRREFSTNHLMGEGYWVWLIRLASGATSVGIVADPRFHAFDDYNTLDKALTWLRRHEPQCAAVLDAHAEQIRDFRVMKHYSHTVDKVYDGQDRWALTGDAGVFLDPLYSSGLDLVAIGNGLVTDLITRELDGADVVARAAIDDSLFRSLTDMWCNIYRDQYVLMGSPSVMAVKVIWDIAFYWGFIGFLYSNDRFTQVADDPELVPYLQGLIDLSNRMQQFLREWAAVEHDPSPPRFVDLYVPLNFMATLHHSMMGTATAVREQFDANALLLRQIAGQVIDEVVTDKASRFADDDVMAQAQAWQRDSLLRELRSVYREQQAVDPISTDWVLCTAAAR, from the coding sequence GTGGACGTGCGAGCGCAGGTGTCGCAACTCGATGAGAAGACGCGGGACGCCCTCGCCCGACGGATCAAGGCACGTCTTGCCGCGGCCGGTGACGACGCCGGCGAACACCACGTCGCGATCATCGGCGGCGGCGTCGCCGCACTCACCTTGGCGCTGCAGTTGCGCTCCGAGCGTCCCGGCACCCGGGTCCTCGTCATCGAGCCGACACCTCACCCGGTCGCCGAGATCACCCACACCGTCGGCGAGTCGACCGTCGAGATCTCCGCGCACTACCTGCGGGACCGGCTCGGTCTGGCCGACCACCTGCAGAACGCCCAGCTCCGCAAGATGGGTCTGCGGATGTTCTTCACCAACAACGGCAACACCGACATCGCCCAGCGCGTCGAGGTCGGCAGCAGTGCGTTCGTGCCGCAGACCACCTATCAGATCGACCGCGGCAGGCTGGAGAACGAGCTCTACCGCCGCTGCGTCGCCGATGGTGTCGCGTTCGCGACCGGCCGCGTCCGGTCGGTCGAACTCGGCGCGGAGAACGCGCCGCACCGGCTGTCGATCCAGCGCGAGGCCGACGTCACCGAGACCACCGCCCGCTGGGTCGTCGACGCGTCCGGCCGCAACCGGCTGCTGCCCCGGGAGCTGGACCTCAAGCGCGCCAACGGACACCAGTGCAGCGCCGCGTGGCTGCGCATCGCGACCGAGATCGACGTCGGCGGCTGGAGCGACGACCCGGCCTGGCATGCCCGGCTGACCGAGGGCCGGCGCGAATTCTCCACCAATCACCTGATGGGCGAAGGCTATTGGGTGTGGCTGATCCGGCTCGCCTCCGGCGCCACCAGCGTCGGCATCGTGGCCGACCCGCGCTTCCACGCCTTCGACGACTACAACACCCTGGACAAGGCGCTGACCTGGCTGCGCCGGCACGAGCCGCAGTGCGCCGCGGTGCTCGACGCGCACGCCGAGCAGATCAGGGACTTCCGGGTGATGAAGCACTACAGCCACACCGTCGACAAGGTCTACGACGGGCAGGACCGCTGGGCCCTCACCGGGGACGCCGGGGTGTTCCTCGATCCGCTCTACTCGTCGGGGCTGGACCTGGTCGCGATCGGAAACGGCCTGGTGACCGATCTGATCACCCGCGAACTCGACGGCGCCGACGTCGTCGCCCGCGCGGCCATCGACGATTCGCTGTTCCGTTCGCTGACCGACATGTGGTGCAACATCTACCGCGACCAGTACGTGCTGATGGGGTCGCCGTCGGTGATGGCCGTGAAGGTCATCTGGGACATCGCGTTCTACTGGGGCTTCATCGGTTTTCTGTACAGCAACGATCGATTCACCCAGGTGGCCGACGACCCCGAACTCGTGCCGTACCTGCAGGGGTTGATCGACCTGAGCAACCGCATGCAGCAGTTCCTGCGCGAATGGGCGGCCGTCGAACACGATCCGTCCCCGCCGCGCTTCGTCGACCTGTACGTGCCGCTGAACTTCATGGCGACACTGCATCATTCGATGATGGGCACCGCCACGGCAGTGCGCGAGCAGTTCGACGCCAACGCCCTGCTGCTGCGCCAGATCGCCGGCCAGGTGATCGACGAGGTGGTCACCGACAAGGCGTCCCGCTTCGCCGACGACGACGTGATGGCCCAGGCGCAGGCGTGGCAACGTGATTCGCTGTTGCGGGAACTCCGGTCGGTGTACCGCGAGCAGCAGGCCGTCGACCCGATCAGCACCGACTGGGTTCTGTGCACCGCAGCGGCACGATGA